The Salegentibacter mishustinae genomic interval TTGCTGTGGATTCAAACCTCTTTCCTACCCCAAAAGCATTTGAAAAAAAACGATACCACAAAGCAGCCTCGATATCTCCATTGGAAGGCATCATACTATTTCCACGGGTTCGTGGAGCATTTTCCAGACGCTCAATCACAGTAGGAGTGGTAAGGGTAACCTGTAAATCTTCCGTAATGCCATAGAAAAATGTATACCGAAGCATATAAGAGGCCTCGTCTTCGGTCGCTATACTCATTCCGGAAGCGTTCATGATTATACCGCCTTTTGCCAGGGTGGGGGTTTGTAATCCATAAATTGGGCCATGCCCCTGGGCTTCTACTTTATACAGTGTCGATAACCCTATGAATAGGATCAAAAAATAATTTTTCATGTTTTGTAAATTTAAACTTCTAAAAATCTTTGAATGGGCAATAGTAAATAAGCAGCAAACAATCCAAGGACATAAAGGCCAAAGGAAAACCAAAGAATGGCTTTGCTCCATCTTGTTGCTGTATCACATGCGGTCTCATTTCCGTTTTCATCGATCTCGCAGGTTTGGTTTCTTTTTCTTCCGTAGAACAACCAGAAATTAAAGCCTATCATAATCCCGGCAATCAGGAAGGTCCAGTCTTTATATTTGCTCATGGTAATGAGCCAGGGCAGGTCAGAAGCCAATCCCGCAACCACAGCTCCCATTCCCAGGGCAACCAGTAGCGAAGGCAGGGCGCAACACAGTAAGGTGGAAACCGAGGTAAAAAGGGATCCTATACTTACGAAGTCTTCTTTTATTTTAGCAAACATCTTTATTGTTTTTATACAGGTATCTCTATCCGTTTACAGAAGCCCCCTTTTCGGTTACAACTTCCACTTCAAACCCACGGTCTTTGATAAGGGAGAGTATCTTTTCTTCTGAAATCTGCTTTGGATCATATTCAATTATCGAGGAGCTTTTATCAAAGCTTGTTTCACTTTTAATAATGCCTTTTTGCTCCTTCAACATTGAATCGATACCATTAGCACAACCGGACTGGCAATGCATGCCTTTAATTTTTAAGTGTAAGATTTTTTCCGTCATCTCCTTTTGGATTTTAAATTCAATTTGATTTTCATTTTTCTGATCCATAGCGCTAGCGGTATTTCCAGAAAACGCAAGGGTCGTTCCGGTTAACAATACCGCGAATAATTCTTTATGTAAACCTATCATCTTATAATTGATTTTTAAAAATTAACTATGTCAAAATTAGGGGCAGCAGGGGGGTGGTAACCAAATTAGATTTTATTTTTTTCTTTAAAAAAATCCTACTGCTTAATCTTCTAAAAATCTGAAATATTCTTTTTTCATTTTTTCTTTCGGATAGTATAATGAATGGTCTGGGCAATTATCAGCCCCTCGCGCACTATGTAGGAATCTGCTCCGTCATCTATTTGTGAACTGTCTGAATATGCAGTCCATTCCAGAAAAGCTATTTCATCTTCAAAAAGAAAATTGATATAGTTAAACTCCGCTTCGGGGAAATCCTTTATCAGCATTTTATTTAATTCCCTTAGTCCTTCATGTCCTTTATAAATACCATGCGTAGTAAGCAGGATCAAATCTTTGGAAAAGTTTTTCTGCAGATCCTCTTCTATAGATCCCTTTTTAGAAAGTTCTAGATGATCTTTTAATACTTCTTCTGTAGTTCTCATAGGCTAAAAATTTTAAATTTAAACTAGGCTTTAAAAAATTGTTTGCAGCACATTCTATTTTTCGGGATTAGCCCTTATGGATACCTTATTTGTTGTTGAGACCCAAATATTGATCACTGCTGCCAGTATAATTATATTTTTCATTACATATTGACCTTTCATAGTTAATACAAATGGGAAATGGGAGAACATTTTTTCGGGAAAAATGAAGAAGGTTGAAAAAGTTCCTAACATATGCAGGAAAAGTAAGCCTAAAGCCCATTTCAAAAACTTCCCCGATAACAAGCATATGCCAATAAGGCTTTCACAAATAGCCAATACAGGCATACAACTTCCTTGTGGAAAGAAATGGCCGCTCAGGGTACAAATGGTTGAGGAAGCTAAATCTTCCGCCGGGCTCAGCCCAACAAAAAATTTAACCATCCCAAACCAGATGAAAATTATGCCAATGCTCCACCTTAAAAAGGTTATGGCCTTACCAGAATCTAAATGGTTGTTGTAGCTTATCATTTAGTTGATAATTTTATTTCTGTCTTTAAAAGTTTTGCGGCTACAATCGTAAATACTACCTGTACAACCGCAAAAATAATTAACGCCTGATCTAACCCTAATTTCAATAATTCCCCAAACAATAAGCTCCCAAGGCCAAAGCCGGTAAACAATGCAAAAACATTCAGTCCCATGGCCTGGCCTCCCTTTGTTTTACCACCCAATTCGGTTACTATACCTGCAAATAGAGGTTGAGTGAGGTCGTATCCCAAAGAGATCAAGGTGACTGCAAGGGCCGCGACAAGAACGGGTATTTCCAGGGCGAGACTGGCTGTTGCTATGGCCGCTGTTGCCAAGCCTGTTAAAATAATAGGATATCGCCCCCTGCGATCGGCTGCGCGCCCTATAAGGGAACCAAAGAAAAATCCTGGCAGGCCATAACCCAGAATGGCCAAACCAATTTCTATTGGCCCCAGATCATACTTTTGTACAAAATAGACCCCTAACCAGGTATAAATACCTGAATGGAAGATCCCATTCCAGAATACAAATAAATAGGTCCTTAACCCGCGTGGGAAAGCAAGTAGCCTGTAAAACCCACCTACCATTTTTTTGAATGAAGTACGATTGGATTTATGAGGTTCCTGTTTCCAGCCCATTCGGGCTACCTGTATCCACAAAGCCAAAGCGGCCAAGAGGACAGTTGCCAAAAATAACATACGCCAGCCTGTATAAGGTTCCAACATTACCCCGGCGGTAGAACCTAAAGCCATTCCCCCTTCCATAGCGGCAAATAAAAGTCCCAGGGGTCTCCCTCTCTCTGAAGGTTTGAACATATCTCCTACAAGTGCCAGGGACATTGGCACCACACCGCTTGCCCCTAAACCCGTTAGCAATCGTAACAGGATGAGTTGTGAAGCAGATTGCACCAGGGCGGTTATCGCTGTTAATACAATAAAAGCCAGTAGGGATATTTGAAGTATGCGTTTTCTTCCAAATTTATCGGATATGAAACCATAAAACAGGACTGAAACTCCGTAAGCCAGCATATAAGCTGGTACTATAAGACCAATCCGCTGTTCTGATACATTAAAAATAGTTGCCAGTTTAGGAATAAGTGGCGCTATCATATACGCCTGAAAAAATATTAAACCCGCTGCCATGGCCAGGGGAGCAAAAATGGTTTTTAAGGGTTTATTTAGATTGTCCATTATTGGAAGGTTTTGAAATTTATATTCATTTGGCTTTTTGAATAAACTGCCATCTCACAATTAGCAGAACAATCCCGATGATCCCAAAAATAATATTCAGATAAAAAGTATGGGAATTGGTATCAAAACTTAGCATGTTTTGTAAAGATTCAGGGCGTGCTGTGGGAATT includes:
- a CDS encoding nuclear transport factor 2-like protein, encoding MRTTEEVLKDHLELSKKGSIEEDLQKNFSKDLILLTTHGIYKGHEGLRELNKMLIKDFPEAEFNYINFLFEDEIAFLEWTAYSDSSQIDDGADSYIVREGLIIAQTIHYTIRKKK
- a CDS encoding MFS transporter; this encodes MDNLNKPLKTIFAPLAMAAGLIFFQAYMIAPLIPKLATIFNVSEQRIGLIVPAYMLAYGVSVLFYGFISDKFGRKRILQISLLAFIVLTAITALVQSASQLILLRLLTGLGASGVVPMSLALVGDMFKPSERGRPLGLLFAAMEGGMALGSTAGVMLEPYTGWRMLFLATVLLAALALWIQVARMGWKQEPHKSNRTSFKKMVGGFYRLLAFPRGLRTYLFVFWNGIFHSGIYTWLGVYFVQKYDLGPIEIGLAILGYGLPGFFFGSLIGRAADRRGRYPIILTGLATAAIATASLALEIPVLVAALAVTLISLGYDLTQPLFAGIVTELGGKTKGGQAMGLNVFALFTGFGLGSLLFGELLKLGLDQALIIFAVVQVVFTIVAAKLLKTEIKLSTK
- a CDS encoding heavy-metal-associated domain-containing protein; amino-acid sequence: MIGLHKELFAVLLTGTTLAFSGNTASAMDQKNENQIEFKIQKEMTEKILHLKIKGMHCQSGCANGIDSMLKEQKGIIKSETSFDKSSSIIEYDPKQISEEKILSLIKDRGFEVEVVTEKGASVNG